Proteins co-encoded in one Alphaproteobacteria bacterium PA2 genomic window:
- a CDS encoding serine protease, with protein sequence MTSKKTGYLLGVLAGGVIVSGAMAGAAVQLPNAQAGDARLIRASTAPIFAPPPGAPLSFADIFEQVSPAVVSINVTSKVDPSSLRRQIPGLPFDIVPRGAPEGDDEDAPPAVKGRPTPRAPTQQSAGSGFFISADGYIVTNNHVIENADEIKVVLKDERELDAVVVGRDEGTDLAVIKVKGTGFSFVNFENAAKPRVGDWVITVGNPFGLGGTATAGIISAYGRDIGETFVDYIQIDAPINRGNSGGPTFDVYGRVIGVNTAIFSPSGGSVGIGFAIPADVADNITKKLIAGGKITRGYIGASIQNFTPEMAEAQGLAGQKGAIVADLVPGGPSQKAGLMAGDVVVAVNGAKVRTSSELTREVAKASPGEVLRLDVLRMGKARTVEIRSGVRPSEKDLVANDNQKDDAAPGKGGSAAAKTTVIGLTLTPLDDAGRRRLGVDGAVKGLVISSLDPNSDAAQKGVRPDDILVRAGDREVASAEDFNSVVEAAKKAGRQSVLVGIYRGGRTLFLPLKVSG encoded by the coding sequence ATGACTTCGAAGAAGACCGGTTACCTTTTGGGCGTCCTCGCTGGCGGCGTCATTGTTTCGGGCGCCATGGCGGGGGCGGCTGTGCAATTGCCAAACGCCCAGGCTGGAGACGCCCGGCTGATCCGCGCCTCGACGGCGCCGATCTTCGCCCCGCCGCCCGGCGCGCCCCTGTCCTTCGCCGACATCTTCGAGCAGGTTTCCCCGGCGGTCGTGTCGATCAATGTGACCTCCAAGGTCGATCCCAGCTCCCTGCGGCGCCAGATCCCGGGACTTCCCTTCGACATCGTGCCGCGCGGCGCCCCAGAGGGCGACGATGAAGATGCGCCGCCAGCCGTAAAGGGCAGGCCGACGCCCCGGGCTCCGACCCAGCAGTCAGCCGGGTCAGGCTTCTTCATTTCGGCCGACGGTTACATCGTCACGAACAACCACGTCATTGAGAACGCCGATGAGATCAAGGTCGTCCTCAAGGACGAACGCGAGCTCGACGCCGTGGTGGTCGGGCGCGACGAAGGCACGGATCTGGCGGTCATCAAGGTGAAGGGAACGGGCTTCTCCTTCGTGAACTTCGAGAACGCAGCCAAGCCCCGGGTCGGTGACTGGGTCATTACCGTCGGCAACCCCTTCGGGCTGGGCGGAACGGCGACCGCCGGTATTATCTCGGCCTATGGCCGCGACATCGGCGAAACCTTTGTCGACTACATCCAGATCGACGCCCCCATAAACCGGGGCAATTCCGGCGGTCCGACCTTTGACGTCTATGGACGGGTCATCGGCGTGAACACCGCCATCTTCTCGCCGTCCGGCGGGTCTGTGGGCATTGGCTTCGCCATTCCGGCTGACGTCGCCGACAACATCACCAAGAAGCTGATCGCCGGCGGCAAGATCACCCGCGGCTATATCGGCGCCTCGATCCAGAACTTCACCCCTGAAATGGCGGAGGCCCAGGGCCTGGCCGGTCAGAAGGGCGCCATCGTCGCCGACCTGGTTCCGGGCGGTCCTTCACAGAAGGCCGGCCTGATGGCGGGCGATGTGGTGGTGGCGGTCAATGGGGCCAAGGTCCGCACCTCGTCCGAGCTGACCCGGGAAGTGGCCAAGGCCAGCCCCGGCGAAGTCCTGCGTCTTGACGTCCTGCGTATGGGCAAGGCGCGGACGGTCGAAATCCGGTCCGGCGTCCGGCCCAGCGAGAAGGACCTGGTCGCCAATGACAACCAGAAGGACGATGCGGCCCCCGGCAAGGGCGGAAGCGCCGCCGCCAAGACCACCGTTATCGGCCTGACCCTCACACCCCTGGATGACGCCGGCCGTCGCCGGTTGGGCGTCGACGGCGCCGTGAAGGGCCTGGTGATCTCCAGCCTCGATCCCAATTCCGACGCCGCCCAGAAGGGCGTGCGGCCAGATGACATCCTGGTTCGCGCCGGAGACCGGGAGGTCGCCAGCGCCGAGGACTTCAACAGCGTCGTCGAGGCGGCCAAGAAGGCTGGTCGCCAGAGCGTGCTGGTGGGCATTTATCGTGGTGGCCGGACCCTGTTCCTGCCGCTCAAAGTGTCTGGCTAG
- a CDS encoding cytochrome c-type biogenesis protein CcmH: MKRVIVILAAVLSLAAAADPRERLSDPAQEARARAVFREVRCLVCQNESIDDSTADLAGDLRKLVRDEIKAGRTDAEVKAYLVSRYGEFVLLKPTFSLGNAVLWGAPAGVVLLGLGLFLFTLRRPAVEPALTTEEAERIARLSQDQAQ, encoded by the coding sequence ATGAAGCGGGTGATCGTCATACTTGCCGCCGTCCTCAGCCTGGCGGCGGCGGCGGACCCTCGTGAGCGGTTATCTGATCCTGCCCAGGAAGCCAGGGCCCGGGCGGTGTTCCGCGAGGTGCGGTGTCTGGTCTGCCAGAACGAGTCCATCGACGATTCGACGGCGGATCTGGCCGGGGATCTGCGAAAGCTGGTCCGCGATGAAATAAAGGCGGGTCGGACGGACGCCGAAGTGAAGGCCTATCTCGTCTCGCGATACGGCGAGTTCGTGCTTCTCAAGCCGACCTTTTCTCTGGGAAACGCCGTGCTTTGGGGCGCCCCGGCCGGGGTGGTGCTGCTGGGTCTGGGCTTGTTTCTTTTCACCCTACGCAGGCCTGCGGTGGAGCCCGCACTCACGACCGAAGAGGCTGAAAGAATTGCACGATTGTCGCAGGATCAGGCGCAATGA
- a CDS encoding heme lyase NrfEFG subunit NrfE (cytochrome c-type biogenesis protein; required for the transfer of heme to apocytochrome c): MIVEFGSFALVLALCLSLAQAGFSAVGRWRRSALLAGAGEGSALAAFLAVALAFAALMHAFITSDFSVANVAANSHTEKPLIYKIAGTWGSHEGSMLLWCLALTGFGSAVAGLGRDLPKGLKALTVMTQGALGSVFLAYTVLASNPFVRLYQAPVEGRSLNPLLQDPALAVHPPFLYAGYVGMSVVFSFAVAALIEGRVDAAWARWVRPWTLAAWSMLTMGIMMGAFWAYYELGWGGWWFWDPVENASFMPWLIATALLHSAIVTEKRGALSGWTVFLAIAAFTFSMLGAFLVRSGVLTSVHAFAVDPTRGALLLGILAVTAGSAFSLFAWRAPVLAPGGVFAPISRESALVLNNILLAAATMTVLMGTLYPLIREAATGEPISVGPPFFNLTFTPLMVALMILLPAGPLLSWKRGDARGVYQRLIVAAVAAGCLGLLVFALVSPHKALASAGLGLGGWLIAGALVEVAERTRLLKVSAAETWRRLTGLPRGSWGMTLAHVGLGIFVIGACFETGWRIEAAETLPQGGRIQVGAYELTLDRIVAVDGPNFDAERGLITARKSGVEICRPMPERRFYPAGGQTTSEVAICTRGMSHLYVVLGERRTGPGAPVWLVRAYWNPLALLIFLGPVVMALGGLLSLSDRRLRLGVGKRSGEAA; this comes from the coding sequence ATGATCGTTGAATTCGGCAGCTTTGCCCTGGTCCTCGCCCTGTGTCTGTCCCTGGCCCAGGCTGGCTTTTCGGCAGTGGGGCGCTGGCGACGTTCGGCCCTGCTGGCCGGGGCCGGAGAAGGCTCCGCCCTGGCGGCCTTCCTGGCGGTGGCCCTGGCCTTTGCGGCCCTCATGCACGCCTTCATCACGTCCGACTTTTCCGTCGCCAATGTCGCCGCCAACTCCCACACGGAAAAGCCGCTGATCTACAAGATCGCCGGAACCTGGGGCAGCCATGAAGGCTCCATGCTGCTGTGGTGTCTGGCCTTGACGGGATTCGGATCGGCTGTTGCCGGCCTTGGTCGCGATCTGCCCAAGGGTCTGAAAGCCCTGACCGTGATGACCCAGGGCGCCCTGGGCAGCGTCTTTCTGGCCTATACCGTTCTGGCCTCAAATCCCTTTGTGAGACTTTACCAGGCGCCCGTCGAAGGCCGATCGCTCAATCCCCTGCTGCAGGACCCGGCCCTGGCCGTCCATCCGCCGTTTCTCTATGCCGGCTATGTTGGCATGTCGGTGGTCTTCTCCTTCGCCGTCGCCGCCCTGATCGAGGGTCGGGTTGATGCGGCCTGGGCGCGCTGGGTGCGGCCCTGGACCCTGGCGGCCTGGAGCATGCTGACCATGGGCATCATGATGGGCGCCTTCTGGGCCTATTACGAGCTGGGCTGGGGCGGCTGGTGGTTCTGGGATCCGGTGGAGAACGCCTCCTTCATGCCCTGGCTGATCGCCACGGCCCTCCTGCACTCGGCCATCGTGACGGAAAAGCGAGGCGCCCTTTCCGGATGGACCGTGTTCCTGGCGATCGCGGCCTTCACCTTTTCCATGCTCGGCGCCTTCCTCGTGCGGTCCGGCGTGCTCACCTCTGTCCATGCCTTCGCCGTCGATCCCACCCGGGGCGCCCTGCTGCTGGGCATTCTGGCGGTTACGGCGGGCTCCGCCTTCAGCCTGTTCGCCTGGCGGGCGCCGGTTCTGGCGCCGGGGGGTGTCTTCGCCCCCATCAGCCGCGAGAGCGCCCTGGTCCTGAACAATATCCTGTTGGCGGCGGCGACCATGACCGTGCTGATGGGCACGCTCTATCCGCTCATCCGGGAGGCGGCGACCGGGGAACCGATTTCAGTCGGACCACCATTCTTCAACCTGACCTTCACGCCCCTGATGGTGGCGCTGATGATCCTCCTGCCAGCCGGGCCCCTGCTGTCCTGGAAGCGGGGTGACGCCAGGGGGGTCTATCAGCGGCTCATCGTCGCCGCCGTGGCAGCCGGCTGTCTTGGCCTGCTGGTCTTTGCCCTTGTCAGTCCGCACAAGGCTCTGGCGAGCGCAGGCCTGGGCCTGGGCGGCTGGCTGATCGCCGGCGCTCTGGTCGAAGTGGCCGAGCGCACCCGTTTGCTGAAGGTTTCGGCGGCCGAAACCTGGCGTCGCCTGACCGGTCTGCCGCGGGGCAGCTGGGGGATGACCCTGGCCCATGTGGGCCTTGGCATTTTTGTCATCGGCGCCTGCTTTGAAACCGGCTGGCGGATTGAGGCCGCCGAAACCCTACCCCAGGGCGGTCGAATCCAGGTTGGCGCCTATGAGCTGACCCTGGATCGCATAGTGGCTGTTGATGGTCCCAATTTCGACGCCGAACGGGGCCTCATCACGGCGCGGAAGTCCGGGGTGGAAATCTGCCGGCCCATGCCGGAGCGGCGCTTCTACCCGGCTGGTGGTCAGACCACCTCAGAGGTCGCCATCTGCACCCGTGGCATGAGCCACCTCTATGTGGTCCTCGGGGAGCGTCGGACGGGCCCTGGCGCCCCTGTCTGGCTGGTGCGGGCCTACTGGAATCCCCTCGCCCTGCTGATTTTCCTGGGGCCTGTCGTCATGGCCCTGGGAGGGCTGCTGTCCCTGTCTGATCGTCGTCTCCGGCTGGGTGTCGGCAAACGCTCGGGCGAAGCCGCATGA
- a CDS encoding cytochrome c biogenesis protein CcmE, producing the protein MSGWLPKSPKARRRLIIVAAVAPVLVMAVGLTLWGLSDSISYFYTPSQAEAANPPPGRSVQLGGLVKAGSVLKHSDGQVEFVVSDQTMSDRIVFQGDLPDLFREGQGIVATGHFRADGVFEAKQVLAKHDERYMPKELTTALKKQGEWRGDGQSPTYGSPR; encoded by the coding sequence GTGAGCGGCTGGCTGCCCAAGTCCCCGAAAGCACGTCGGCGGTTGATCATAGTCGCAGCCGTGGCTCCCGTGCTGGTCATGGCGGTTGGCCTGACCCTCTGGGGCCTGTCGGATTCGATTTCCTATTTCTACACGCCCTCCCAGGCCGAGGCGGCAAATCCACCTCCCGGGCGTTCAGTGCAGCTTGGCGGACTGGTCAAGGCCGGCAGCGTGCTCAAGCACAGCGATGGTCAGGTGGAGTTTGTGGTCAGCGACCAGACCATGTCGGATCGCATCGTCTTCCAGGGCGATCTGCCCGACCTTTTCCGGGAGGGGCAGGGGATCGTCGCTACGGGTCACTTCCGCGCAGACGGCGTGTTCGAGGCCAAGCAGGTCCTGGCCAAACATGACGAGCGCTATATGCCCAAGGAGCTCACCACGGCCCTGAAGAAGCAGGGCGAATGGCGCGGCGACGGCCAATCCCCGACCTATGGTTCGCCCAGATGA
- the ccmI gene encoding c-type cytochrome biogenesis protein CcmI — protein MITLWVAAGALSAAAAIVILLRAAGAASNGGSGDPTLDVYRRQLGELDALADNGLLDPDEHATAKAEAGRRLLGAADHQAAVWSSATTERPWVAGVVAVVGASALALYLLVGSSSLQDQPMFARIAKWRATDPGQLTAPEMVVILRQVTAQRPDPEGLRYLALAETQSQNPSGAARALRKAITLAPQRADLWEMLGEVLVIQADGQESEAAQNAFQEAIKRDPKAMVARFHLARARDQAGDRDGAVAALRAIEADLPSGDPRRQDVQQAIREALAPRPAPSPEAPAVGGDQMGMIRSMVASLADKLKANPDDPDGWVRLVRSYSVLGDVKARDAALAQAQARYRGRADIMSQLDAASKTEAMK, from the coding sequence ATGATCACCCTCTGGGTGGCCGCGGGCGCACTCTCCGCCGCCGCAGCCATAGTTATTCTGCTCCGCGCAGCAGGCGCTGCGTCAAACGGCGGGTCGGGCGACCCGACGCTGGATGTCTATCGCCGTCAGCTTGGCGAGCTGGACGCCCTGGCGGACAACGGACTTCTCGATCCGGATGAGCATGCGACGGCCAAGGCCGAGGCCGGGCGGCGCCTACTGGGCGCTGCTGACCATCAGGCCGCAGTCTGGAGTTCTGCAACCACCGAAAGGCCCTGGGTAGCCGGGGTGGTGGCTGTGGTCGGCGCGTCAGCTCTGGCGCTCTATCTGCTGGTCGGTTCGTCGAGCCTCCAGGACCAGCCCATGTTCGCGCGGATCGCAAAGTGGCGGGCGACCGATCCAGGCCAGCTGACGGCGCCGGAAATGGTTGTGATCCTGCGCCAGGTCACGGCGCAGCGGCCTGACCCTGAAGGTCTCCGTTACCTGGCCCTTGCAGAAACCCAGTCGCAAAATCCGTCGGGCGCCGCCCGGGCCCTGCGCAAGGCGATCACCCTGGCGCCCCAAAGGGCGGATCTTTGGGAAATGCTGGGTGAAGTCCTCGTGATCCAGGCCGATGGCCAGGAGTCCGAGGCCGCGCAGAACGCTTTCCAGGAGGCCATCAAGCGCGACCCCAAGGCCATGGTCGCCAGGTTCCACCTGGCCCGCGCCAGGGATCAGGCCGGTGACAGGGATGGCGCGGTCGCCGCCCTCCGCGCCATTGAGGCAGACCTGCCCTCGGGCGATCCCAGACGTCAGGATGTCCAGCAAGCCATCCGGGAAGCCCTGGCTCCACGTCCTGCGCCTTCGCCTGAGGCGCCTGCCGTGGGCGGCGACCAGATGGGCATGATCCGCTCCATGGTGGCCAGCCTGGCCGACAAGCTGAAGGCCAATCCGGACGATCCCGATGGCTGGGTGCGCCTGGTCAGGTCCTATTCCGTACTCGGCGATGTGAAGGCGCGCGACGCGGCCCTGGCTCAGGCCCAGGCGCGTTATCGTGGCCGGGCTGACATCATGTCCCAGCTGGATGCTGCGTCAAAAACGGAGGCCATGAAGTGA
- a CDS encoding sensor histidine kinase: MALLFQQAALRRFDQGLAELIDNLVAGSTPRADGGIAAPALTDLRALRAYSGKYWQIARPTPDKGLRILVRSRSLWDSELKGPPDLVQRLAANPGQAVSYDTRGPMSEPVRALASQVKLPGSAAPLIFMAGEDRTGLNRDIRSFTTATAAVLLLLGAGLVAAVVIQVRVGLNPLFALRREIAEVRRGKSDHIVGAYPTELTPLAAELNALMAHNQEVVERQRTHVGNLAHALKTPLSVMLTEAEQQPGDLAGVVTRQAEAMRRQVDHHLRRARAAARTQGLGERTSVAEVLDELSRTLGRIHASKPMAIDWDADEDLFFLGERQDLLELAGNAMENACKWGHSRVRVRSIADSEEQMTLTVEDDGPGLTKDQMSAVLPRGARLDESAPGSGLGLNIIDELARSYGGGLSLGQSRLGGLLVTLRLPRAQS, encoded by the coding sequence ATGGCCCTGCTGTTCCAGCAGGCGGCCCTGAGGCGGTTTGATCAGGGTCTGGCGGAACTGATCGACAATCTGGTGGCGGGATCCACCCCCAGGGCTGATGGCGGGATCGCGGCGCCAGCGCTCACGGACCTGCGCGCCCTCAGGGCCTATTCCGGAAAATACTGGCAGATCGCACGTCCGACACCCGACAAGGGTCTTCGTATTCTGGTCAGGTCCAGGTCCCTCTGGGACTCCGAACTGAAAGGCCCGCCGGATCTGGTCCAGCGTCTCGCGGCAAATCCGGGGCAGGCGGTCAGCTATGACACGCGGGGGCCGATGTCCGAACCGGTCAGGGCGCTGGCGTCGCAGGTTAAGCTTCCGGGGAGCGCCGCGCCCCTGATCTTCATGGCCGGTGAGGACCGTACGGGACTCAACCGGGATATCCGCAGTTTCACCACCGCCACGGCGGCTGTCCTGCTCCTGCTGGGCGCGGGCCTGGTGGCGGCTGTCGTCATCCAGGTGCGCGTGGGCCTCAATCCGCTCTTCGCCCTGCGTCGGGAGATTGCAGAAGTGCGGCGCGGCAAGTCCGATCATATTGTCGGCGCTTACCCCACAGAGCTGACGCCACTTGCCGCGGAACTGAACGCCCTGATGGCGCACAACCAGGAAGTGGTCGAGCGGCAGCGCACCCACGTCGGCAACCTGGCCCACGCCCTGAAGACTCCGCTCTCCGTCATGCTGACCGAGGCTGAGCAGCAGCCTGGCGACCTGGCGGGCGTGGTCACGCGGCAGGCCGAGGCCATGAGGCGTCAGGTCGATCACCACCTGCGCCGCGCCAGGGCCGCCGCCCGCACCCAGGGACTTGGCGAGCGGACTTCCGTCGCTGAGGTCCTGGATGAGCTCTCACGGACCCTGGGACGGATTCATGCCTCAAAGCCCATGGCGATCGACTGGGACGCCGATGAGGACCTGTTCTTTCTGGGCGAGCGACAGGACCTGCTGGAACTGGCGGGGAACGCCATGGAAAACGCCTGCAAGTGGGGACATTCAAGGGTTCGCGTGCGGAGCATTGCCGACTCTGAAGAGCAGATGACCCTGACCGTTGAAGACGATGGTCCCGGGCTGACGAAAGATCAGATGTCGGCTGTGCTGCCCCGGGGCGCCCGGCTGGATGAATCCGCACCCGGATCCGGTCTGGGTCTCAATATCATTGACGAATTGGCGCGTTCATATGGTGGCGGTCTCAGCCTTGGCCAGTCGCGCCTGGGCGGCCTGCTTGTGACCTTGAGGCTGCCGCGCGCTCAGTCCTGA
- a CDS encoding DNA-binding response regulator: protein MRILLVEDDKDLSRQLKAALADAGYAVDHATDGEEAQFLGETEPYDAVILDLGLPRVDGVSVLERWRRGNVSTPVLILTARGAWSEKVAGFDAGADDYLTKPFHTEELLARLRALLRRSAGHAAPSLAVGGLRLDPRAARASVNGEPLRLTSLEYRLLHYLMMHHGRVISRTELVEHLYDQDFDRDSNTIEVFIGRVRKKIGSDRIDTVRGLGYRLTAPASELKDAAGEA from the coding sequence ATGCGAATTCTCCTCGTCGAAGACGACAAAGACCTGTCGCGGCAGCTCAAGGCCGCACTTGCTGATGCAGGCTATGCTGTCGATCACGCCACCGATGGCGAAGAAGCCCAGTTCCTTGGCGAGACCGAGCCCTATGACGCCGTGATCCTGGACCTGGGCCTGCCCAGGGTGGACGGTGTCTCGGTTCTGGAGCGCTGGCGCCGCGGCAATGTATCGACCCCTGTCCTGATCCTGACGGCCCGCGGCGCCTGGAGCGAAAAGGTCGCCGGGTTTGACGCCGGAGCGGACGATTACCTGACCAAGCCCTTCCATACCGAAGAGCTTCTGGCCCGCCTTCGCGCCCTGCTGCGCCGGTCGGCCGGCCATGCCGCACCCAGTCTTGCCGTCGGCGGCCTGCGCCTTGATCCCCGGGCCGCCCGGGCCAGCGTCAATGGCGAACCCCTGCGACTGACTTCGCTGGAATATCGCCTGCTGCACTATCTGATGATGCACCACGGCAGGGTCATCAGCCGGACCGAGCTGGTCGAGCATCTCTACGATCAGGACTTCGACCGGGACTCCAATACGATCGAAGTCTTCATCGGCCGGGTTCGCAAGAAGATCGGATCTGACCGGATCGATACAGTGCGCGGCCTGGGCTATCGCCTGACGGCGCCGGCCAGCGAACTCAAGGACGCCGCGGGCGAAGCGTGA
- a CDS encoding molecular chaperone DnaJ, whose translation MARDPYLELGVSRGASAAEIRKAFHKLAKQHHPDTNPGNKAAEEKFKQVSAAFDILGDVEKRRKFDAGEIDADGRESFRGFGGQPGGSPFGGGQRGAAFDGVDLSDLFGDILGRGRGGGGGGFAPKGSDVRAKVEIDLEDAIHGGKKRISFSDGRTIDMTIPRGAEDGQSLRLKGQGSPGRAGPGDAIIELIIRPHATYRREGEVLVMDLPVSVPDAILGGKVQAPTPDGAVTMTVPKGANSGQALRLKGKGLSDPNGKRGDLIARLVLVLPETPDDELIAFAEKWRTKRPYTPRKR comes from the coding sequence TTGGCGCGTGACCCCTATCTGGAGCTTGGCGTTTCCCGCGGCGCCTCGGCCGCCGAGATCCGCAAGGCGTTCCACAAGCTCGCCAAACAGCACCACCCCGACACCAATCCCGGGAACAAGGCGGCTGAGGAAAAATTCAAGCAGGTGAGCGCCGCCTTCGACATCCTGGGCGATGTGGAAAAGCGCCGGAAGTTCGACGCTGGCGAGATCGACGCCGATGGCCGGGAATCCTTCCGGGGATTTGGCGGCCAGCCGGGGGGCTCGCCCTTCGGCGGCGGACAGAGGGGCGCAGCCTTCGACGGCGTCGATCTGAGCGACCTGTTTGGCGACATACTGGGGCGTGGACGCGGCGGCGGCGGCGGCGGCTTCGCCCCCAAGGGCTCCGATGTCCGGGCCAAGGTCGAGATCGATCTGGAAGACGCCATTCATGGCGGCAAGAAGCGCATATCCTTTTCCGATGGCCGCACCATCGACATGACCATCCCCCGGGGCGCGGAAGACGGTCAGTCCCTGCGCCTCAAGGGGCAGGGGTCGCCTGGCCGTGCGGGGCCGGGGGACGCCATTATCGAACTGATCATTCGCCCGCACGCGACCTATCGCCGCGAGGGCGAGGTTCTGGTCATGGACCTGCCTGTGTCGGTTCCGGACGCCATACTGGGGGGCAAGGTCCAGGCGCCAACGCCGGACGGCGCCGTGACCATGACAGTTCCCAAGGGCGCAAATTCCGGTCAGGCCCTGAGGCTCAAAGGCAAGGGGCTGTCTGATCCCAACGGAAAGCGGGGCGATCTGATCGCCCGGCTGGTGCTGGTCCTACCGGAAACCCCGGACGACGAACTGATCGCCTTTGCCGAGAAATGGCGGACCAAGAGGCCCTACACTCCCCGCAAGCGTTAG
- a CDS encoding penicillin-binding protein translates to MTEDPDQPPKRSTDASQGSGEGAADGQVGPAETYRADLPKPGRPRRPRPPPRKPGEPRPRPRWGWKFWLISIVLGVFLAGLSALFSGYAFVQEHYLQDVPETPAKEQLDVINRAPAIRFFDRSGTLIASRGPKYGDRMRLGQLPAYVPQAFMAAEDRRFYQHGALDYVGIARAVVVNYQAGRIVQGGSTLTQQLAKSLFLTPDQTLKRKVQEAVVARRLARMLTKDELLELYLNRTYFGANTFGIDAASRTYFGKPASKLTLAESALLAALPKAPTRMALTHNMAGALQRQRLILNTMVEEGWITPQEQAAALANPPKLSDQEAAIDGVMGYALDYATNEVLKLAPANSPDLMVRLTIDTSLQQAGSESLRQVIRGDGAKAGASQGALLALSPEGAIRVMVGGVDYNQSVFNRAVQARRQPGSSFKPIIYAAALEKGVLPTDTVIDGPIRFGDWAPRNYGGGYRGAVTVETALAQSINTVAVKLAQQVGGPAISQIAARFGFTGIPANPDLSVALGAYEAPLIEMVSAFQVFQNQGQSLRPYIVDEIQTNSGEQLYLHQTASPLPVYDIVHTSMMVRMMEKVVTSGTGTRAAFGRPAAGKTGTSQNWRDAWFVGFTPDYVAGVWVGNDDNSPMNKVTGGVVSAEIWRRFMITAHTDLPSRDFDWLIADPTLPPEEVEIPEVEPEPEVRHSDPRGAFYDDLSSDFGSAQGEQPRPEDLPYDQPYVDERPRPYEPPPEPY, encoded by the coding sequence ATGACTGAAGATCCCGATCAGCCCCCGAAACGATCGACGGATGCCTCGCAAGGCTCCGGCGAGGGCGCGGCTGATGGGCAGGTCGGACCAGCCGAAACCTATCGCGCCGACCTGCCAAAACCCGGCAGGCCCAGGCGGCCAAGGCCGCCCCCCCGCAAGCCAGGGGAACCCAGGCCCCGGCCCAGATGGGGCTGGAAGTTCTGGCTGATCTCCATTGTCCTTGGGGTCTTTCTGGCTGGCCTGTCAGCCCTGTTCAGCGGATATGCCTTCGTCCAGGAGCACTATCTCCAGGACGTGCCCGAGACGCCGGCCAAGGAGCAGCTGGATGTCATCAACCGTGCGCCTGCCATCAGATTTTTCGACAGATCGGGAACCCTGATCGCCTCGCGGGGACCAAAATACGGCGACCGCATGCGGCTGGGCCAACTGCCCGCCTATGTGCCGCAGGCCTTCATGGCGGCGGAAGACCGGCGGTTCTACCAGCATGGCGCCCTGGACTATGTCGGCATAGCCCGGGCTGTGGTGGTGAACTATCAGGCCGGCCGGATCGTGCAGGGCGGCTCGACCCTGACCCAGCAGCTGGCCAAGAGCCTGTTCCTGACGCCTGACCAGACCCTGAAGCGCAAGGTGCAGGAGGCTGTGGTCGCCCGACGCCTGGCCCGGATGCTGACCAAGGACGAGCTGCTGGAGCTCTACCTGAACCGCACCTATTTCGGGGCCAACACCTTCGGCATTGATGCGGCTTCAAGGACCTATTTCGGCAAGCCGGCCAGCAAGCTGACCCTGGCGGAGTCCGCCCTTCTGGCGGCCCTGCCAAAGGCGCCCACCCGCATGGCCCTGACCCACAACATGGCTGGCGCCCTGCAGCGCCAGAGGCTGATCCTGAACACCATGGTGGAAGAAGGCTGGATCACGCCACAGGAACAGGCCGCCGCCCTGGCAAATCCGCCAAAGCTGTCGGACCAGGAAGCCGCCATTGACGGGGTCATGGGCTATGCCCTGGACTACGCCACCAATGAAGTCCTGAAGCTGGCGCCCGCCAACAGCCCCGACCTGATGGTGCGCCTGACCATAGACACCTCCCTTCAGCAGGCCGGGTCTGAATCCCTGCGGCAGGTCATACGGGGAGATGGCGCAAAGGCCGGCGCGAGCCAGGGCGCCCTTCTGGCCCTTTCCCCCGAGGGGGCGATCCGCGTCATGGTCGGCGGGGTCGACTATAACCAGAGTGTCTTCAACCGGGCGGTCCAGGCCAGGCGCCAGCCCGGCTCAAGCTTCAAACCCATCATCTACGCCGCCGCGCTGGAAAAAGGGGTTTTGCCAACTGACACGGTGATCGACGGCCCCATCCGCTTTGGCGACTGGGCGCCCAGGAACTATGGCGGCGGCTATCGCGGCGCCGTCACCGTAGAGACCGCACTTGCCCAATCCATCAACACGGTGGCGGTGAAGCTGGCCCAGCAGGTTGGCGGCCCGGCCATAAGCCAGATCGCGGCGCGCTTCGGATTTACCGGCATTCCGGCCAATCCGGACCTTTCGGTCGCCCTTGGCGCTTATGAGGCGCCGCTGATCGAGATGGTTTCAGCCTTTCAGGTCTTCCAGAACCAGGGTCAGTCCCTCCGCCCCTATATTGTGGATGAGATCCAGACCAATTCGGGCGAACAGCTCTATCTGCACCAGACCGCATCACCCCTGCCCGTCTATGACATTGTCCATACCAGCATGATGGTTCGGATGATGGAGAAGGTGGTCACCAGCGGCACCGGAACCCGGGCCGCCTTCGGCCGGCCGGCAGCGGGCAAGACCGGCACCAGCCAGAACTGGCGCGACGCCTGGTTCGTCGGCTTCACCCCCGACTACGTCGCCGGGGTCTGGGTCGGCAATGACGACAATTCGCCCATGAACAAGGTCACGGGCGGCGTGGTTTCGGCCGAGATCTGGCGCCGTTTCATGATTACGGCCCACACGGACCTCCCGAGCCGGGATTTTGACTGGCTCATCGCCGACCCCACCCTTCCGCCCGAAGAGGTCGAGATTCCGGAGGTCGAACCCGAACCTGAAGTCCGTCACAGTGATCCGCGGGGCGCCTTCTACGACGACCTGTCCAGCGACTTCGGCTCGGCGCAGGGTGAGCAGCCGCGTCCCGAAGACCTACCCTATGACCAACCCTATGTGGATGAGCGGCCCCGTCCTTATGAGCCGCCGCCTGAACCCTATTGA